The following proteins are co-located in the Neodiprion virginianus isolate iyNeoVirg1 chromosome 6, iyNeoVirg1.1, whole genome shotgun sequence genome:
- the LOC124307531 gene encoding uncharacterized protein LOC124307531 isoform X1, protein MQNWNQWQMPAGAMSAPMPPTPAGFTAPGADPMAMMQSYMQYYNQPAPSGYTAEQWAAAQQQNWTQWQQWQQQFQQWQAQYGEKYQETMKQLSAQGLTLPNVTQAPPLPSSQPLPPLPKEEHAKPPLPPDNNKPFQYANMPPPHQNNLPLFPAKTQNSDYSAMNTTNYSQAPPLPPGQPPPPLPNPQEPQGVNLSGEKRAINTSDDFGSAKKTKLEDEELTEAEKTFDAQFKQWEEQFNKWKQQNANHPDKTQYKQYEAKWTSWREKLIERREQMRKKREQQKLTSKVDSEKTKNIPGGDKILNILSSSENQGLINNLLGIGKTLGLTGKQDAENSSKLPGNTRTVAPSTQQHAMSQPLAMIAPTMTSNMTHAAWAAQQWAAQYNANITAPSYSGFQFLPGIAGPPIAGQSTQVPQLPQVSQGVGNDFSLPPPNLGNSSVNFSQPPPGFGANDSRQMLDSGLKQNDRNIHDRPPLLFDPSGDKKDGFGGNEQFSQSTDNFQSVTNRTDEKGDRFTMSDRTTLGSQFSIRNKPYDRDTQKSEFGMSNRLGGNQFGSDNERYNQPADRFGTTRPGSDFSTNDHSGPGNQRRQENDCFGNSEDRDSGKNRFSITQDRDSGINRFARDNDTFAPNSDRFSRHDRIGPGVNRSGHDDSNFGLGSDRFGSSNDRFGLDIDRFSAKNDRFGSDVDRFSSNNDRFGSSSLGDQFRALSKDRFGTGLDRFSSGNSLRGSSNDRLSLGNERFESGSNRFNDRDNFNKNSTFGRDNLGPGNERFNRNDRLDISDPFDSKDLSYVNDNRRDSFGDNSRGSNKNVRPFEASDNITPELRKLMEKRRAAMDVFKPRDDVFNPVRQNSLGSLSESFKKITGELPYTSRNLGDMGTKNLGLGHRGSENLMSRGPGDFGPRSMGTLHSNNNFGPQSSRGIEFGAFGSSSLDKLKPREEFAPSRNEFGPPRNEFAPPKAEFSLPRNEFAPSRNEFGPPRNEFGISGNEFGPPRSQGKFGPRGQEDLERGTRNDETAGDQSVNLGSKDKENFDHRDKGRASNEQAELICRLNTSEQGNNALEKDKILQLEPPCNILPLEKPPWLDTQFSEQNLNDNVNDGTNNNSASQNSGLVTNSERSNNEDVEKAAKSPSKNIDQESDNKDQDQSKGDTDKPMMALDEVNTDGKDRNALPFMGENDPKPEDLNMEPPPELPNLGPLTETPNMPAFRSSETNRDSSANSSGPIPPPLIPPRGPNPLFFDGPGSSSGPFRPGGPNIDQFGPRGPNVNRFEFRAPIDRQFGPRGLPFGLRGSSDTQFRPRGPNDILFGPRGSNNIHFGPRGPNDAQFGPRGPNDTQFGARGPNDTQFGPRGPNDAQFGPRGPNDAVFGSRGPNDTQFGPRGLNDTQFGPRNLNEGPFGPKGLGDSQFRSRASEQFGSKGIHDNQFNASNQRGPNDSLLGGRLTTEQFGPIGRGFSGPRGPGGGPFSQRPMNPPFAMSRDSNDGQFRPRGPNEGSFGLRGSNVGQRPAIPSLLGLQFDKQPKFDLPNACSNIPNQSSKGFESSSINMDESKTVDRRISGIGESDPTVRITMDQRPKFGPGVVLPQSRPTGLDHRTPFAQGVMERRSSFEKDIPGDGGQSLPFTQGGQMNNELRSLIRHGGSSLNPLHSQEGPEQRPFIQGGLRGLEKIPGVQGGSSNFDQRMEDNVLEQRPPFVLDGQGSSDSNMTRGREQKLGFDPTLRENKNNSQFDSGFRDRLSDHDDRRRPPHGSGIDEFRVGKQFNYNHGGSAVNKMITEIIPEKVIDYGHLTKAVVHEYITPVETFDYGHGNLKPVVPEHEIIPRKDFQHWEETEQSLKEYDERLRLYAREHEWKGRGNLRDDFKFDKPHSRERDWSRPDRRSFECDDRRPSDRDLRARRDRDNREERKERDHERDKDRCRDDRDRDDRDRDDRDREYGRNVDREDRSSKDGSDRRDKNRDTSDRNDRMKVEQNKECNRDDDRSKGNVSHPEHQSKSNANTSQETSTSEAKNDSAETTSTKMELPRMPNYTMVDDILFQPGRQTRPPKIVIILRGPPGSGKSFVAKLIKDKEVEQGGSAPRILSLDDYFLVEKEKETKDDNGKKVVAKEMVYEYEEAMEPSYLTSLVKAFKKNITDGYFNFIILDCINEKISDYEEMWSFAKTKGFQVYVCEMEMDVHICLKRNIHNRTEDEINKIVDYFEPTPNHHLKLDVNGMLQEEAIDEVHMEDSHPSPEDTTQANDDSQDSQDEQVGISKWEQMDADNKLDRLDGLAKKKNENRLQTMEDFLQVPDYYNMEDTSGKKRVRWADLEERKEQEKLRAVGFVVGHTNWDRMMDPTKGQSALTRTKYI, encoded by the exons atgcaaaattgGAACCAATGGCAAATGCCGGCTGGTGCCATGTCAGCACCAATGCCTCCCACACCAGCTGGCTTCACTGCACCAGGAGCAGATCCTATGGCTATGATGCAGTCCTATATGCAATATTATAATCAGCCA GCTCCAAGTGGCTATACTGCTGAACAATGGGCCGCTGCTCAGCAGCAAAATTGGACCCAGTGGCAGCAGTGGCAACAGCAATTTCAACAATGGCAAGCACAATATGGTGAAAAG TATCAAGAGACAATGAAGCAGTTATCGGCTCAGGGTTTAACCCTGCCAAATGTAACACAGGCGCCGCCACTGCCAAGTTCACAGCCTCTCCCTCCTCTTCCTAAAGAAGAACATGCAAAACCTCCTTTACCACCAGATAACAATAAACCATTCCAATATGCGAATATGCCTCCTCCACATCAAAACAATCTTCCATTATTTCCAGCTAAAACACAAAACTCTGATTATAGTGCCATGAATACTACAAATTATTCACAAGCACCACCTTTACCCCCAGGGCAACCACCCCCACCATTGCCAAACCCCCAAGAACCACAGGGTGTTAATTTGTCAGGTGAGAAACGAGCTATTAATACGTCAGATGATTTTGGTAGTGCTAAAAAGACGAAACTTGAAGACGAAGAGTTGACAGAAGCGGAGAAAACATTTGATGCTCAGTTTAAACAATGGGAAGAACAATTCAATAAGTGGAAACAACAGAATGCAAATCACCCTGATAAG ACACAATATAAGCAGTATGAAGCAAAGTGGACATCATGGCGGGAAAAGCTAATCGAACGTCGAGAGCAAATGCGTAAGAAACGTGAACAACAGAAGCTGACATCGAAGGTAGATTctgagaaaacgaaaaatattcctGGAGGTGACAAGATATTAAACATCTTATCAAGCAGCGAAAATCAGGGTTTGATTAATAATTTACTAGGAATTGGTAAAACCTTAGGGCTGACTGGGAAGCAGGATGcagaaaattcttcaaagTTACCAGGTAACACGAGGACTGTAGCACCTTCAACACAGCAACATGCTATGTCGCAGCCACTTGCAATGATTGCTCCAACGATGACAAGCAATATGACACATGCTGCATGGGCTGCGCAGCAATGGGCTGCTCAATATAATGCAAATATAACAGCCCCAAGTTACAGTGGTTTCCAATTTCTGCCTGGAATAGCTGGTCCCCCTATTGCTGGACAGTCTACTCAAGTTCCCCAATTACCCCAAGTAAGCCAAGGAgttggaaatgatttttctctGCCTCCTCCAAATCTGGGGAATTCAAgcgtgaatttttctcaaccaCCACCAGGATTTGGAGCTAATGATTCAAGGCAAATGTTGGACTCAGgattgaaacaaaatgatCGTAATATCCATGATAGACCTCCGCTGTTATTCGATCCGAGTGGTGACAAAAAAGATGGTTTTGGGGGTAATGAACAATTTTCTCAAAGCACTGATAATTTCCAATCTGTCACTAATCGTACTGATGAAAAAGGTGATCGTTTTACTATGAGTGACCGCACTACTTTAGGAAGTCAATTCTCAATTAGAAACAAGCCTTACGATCGAGACACACAAAAAAGTGAATTTGGCATGAGTAATCGTCTCGGAGGTAACCAATTTGGATCTGACAATGAGCGTTATAATCAACCAGCCGATCGATTTGGTACAACCAGACCAGGTAGCGACTTCAGTACTAATGATCATAGTGGTCCAGGAAATCAACGACGACAGGAAAATGACTGCTTCGGAAACAGTGAAGATCGAGATTCAGGAAAAAACCGTTTCAGCATCACTCAAGATCGAGATTCAGGAATCAATCGTTTTGCAAGAGATAATGATACTTTTGCTCCCAATAGTGACAGATTCAGCCGCCATGACCGCATTGGTCCAGGAGTTAATCGTAGTGGACATGATGATAGCAACTTTGGTCTGGGAAGTGATCGTTTTGGATCGAGTAACGATCGTTTTGGATTAGATATTGATCGATTCTCAGCGAAAAATGATCGTTTCGGATCAGATGTTGATCGGTTTTCGTCGAATAATGATCGTTTTGGGTCTAGTTCACTTGGTGATCAGTTTAGAGCACTATCTAAAGACCGATTTGGAACTGGATTAGATCGTTTCAGCTCTGGTAATAGCCTTCGGGGGTCTAGTAATGATCGTCTAAGCTTGGGCAATGAAAGATTTGAATCTGGAAGTAACCGATTTAATGATAGGgacaatttcaataaaaattctaccTTTGGACGTGATAATTTAGGCCCAGGAAACGAACGTTTTAACCGAAATGATCGATTAGATATTTCTGATCCTTTTGACTCTAAAGATCTTAGTTATGTAAATGACAACCGGCGTGATAGTTTTGGAGATAATTCTAGAGGATCGAACAAAAACGTCAGGCCATTTGAAGCTTCTGATAATATCACACCAGAACTGAGAAAACTTATGGAAAAACGACGGGCTGCTATGGATGTTTTCAAGCCAAGGGATGATGTATTTAATCCTGTTAGACAAAACAGTCTTGGTTCACTGAGCGAGAGCTTTAAGAAGATTACAGGAGAATTACCATACACATCGAGAAATCTTGGGGATATGGGAACAAAAAATCTTGGGCTAGGACACAGAGGCTCCGAAAATTTGATGTCTCGTGGACCAGGAGATTTTGGTCCTAGAAGTATGGGAACACTGCATAGTAATAACAACTTCGGTCCACAGTCTTCTAGAGGTATAGAATTTGGTGCCTTCGGAAGTTCCAGCCTGGATAAGTTGAAACCCAGAGAAGAGTTTGCACCCTCAAGAAATGAATTCGGTCCGCCGAGAAATGAATTTGCTCCTCCCAAGGCTGAATTTAGCTTACCCAGAAATGAATTTGCCCCTTCCAGAAATGAATTTGGTCCTCCTAGAAATGAATTTGGTATTTCTGGAAATGAATTTGGTCCTCCAAGAAGTCAAGGCAAATTTGGACCTCGAGGGCAAGAGGATCTGGAACGTGGAACTAGAAATGATGAAACAGCAGGCGATCAGTCAGTAAATTTGGGTTCAAAGgacaaagaaaattttgatcatcGGGATAAAGGTAGAGCCTCCAATGAGCAGGCTGAACTCATTTGTAGATTGAATACTTCTGAGCAAGGAAATAATGCTTTGGAAAAGGATAAAATTCTGCAACTTGAGCCTCCGTGCAATATTTTACCACTGGAAAAACCACCGTGGTTGGATACTCAATTCTCAGAACAGAATTTAAATGACAATGTAAATGATGGTACCAATAATAATTCTGCCAGTCAGAATAGTGGTCTTGTAACAAATTCGGAGCGTTCAAATAATGAAGATGTGGAAAAAGCAGCAAAATCTCCTTCTAAGAACATTGATCAGGAAAGTGATAACAAGGATCAAGACCAATCAAAAGGTGACACTGACAAGCCTATGATGGCACTTGATGAGGTAAATACTGATGGAAAAGATCGAAATGCTTTACCTTTCATGGGTGAAAATGATCCGAAACCTGAAGATTTGAATATGGAACCCCCGCCAGAACTTCCTAATCTAGGACCTTTAACAGAAACACCAAATATGCCAGCATTCAGATCAAGTGAAACAAATCGTGACTCAAGTGCCAACTCATCCGGTCCTATACCACCACCCTTGATCCCACCACGAGGACCGAATCCTTTATTTTTCGATGGTCCGGGCTCATCAAGTGGTCCATTCAGGCCCGGAGGCCCTAACATTGATCAGTTCGGACCTAGGGGTCCAAATGTAAACCGTTTCGAATTCAGAGCTCCTATTGATAGACAATTTGGGCCACGAGGTCTCCCGTTCGGCTTAAGAGGTTCGAGTGATACTCAGTTTCGCCCGAGAGGTCCAAACGACATTCTCTTTGGTCCAAGAGGttcaaataatattcattttggTCCAAGAGGTCCTAACGATGCTCAGTTTGGTCCACGCGGACCCAATGATACTCAGTTTGGTGCACGAGGGCCCAATGATACTCAGTTTGGCCCAAGAGGCCCAAATGATGCTCAGTTTGGTCCGAGAGGTCCGAACGATGCTGTGTTTGGGTCAAGAGGACCGAACGACACTCAGTTTGGTCCAAGAGGTCTAAATGATACTCAGTTTGGCCCACGAAATCTGAATGAAGGGCCCTTTGGACCCAAAGGATTAGGTGATAGTCAGTTTAGATCAAGAGCTTCAGAGCAATTTGGTTCGAAAGGTATCCATGACAATCAGTTTAATGCCTCTAATCAAAGAGGTCCAAATGATAGTTTACTAGGAGGTCGCTTAACTACTGAGCAATTTGGTCCAATCGGACGCGGTTTCTCTGGACCAAGAGGGCCAGGTGGTGGACCATTTAGTCAACGGCCAATGAATCCGCCATTTGCAATGTCTAGAGACTCCAATGACGGACAGTTTAGGCCGCGAGGGCCAAATGAGGGAAGCTTTGGGTTACGAGGATCAAATGTTGGTCAAAGACCAGCGATTCCATCTCTTTTGGGACTTCAATTTGATAAACAGCCAAAATTTGATCTACCAAATGCATGTAGCAATATTCCTAATCAGAGTAGTAAGGGCTTTGAGTCAAGCAGTATTAATATGGATGAGAGCAAAACTGTTGATAGGAGAATATCTGGAATTGGTGAGTCTGATCCGACGGTGCGCATTACAATGGATCAAAGGCCTAAGTTTGGTCCAGGTGTAGTATTACCACAGAGTAGACCTACAGGCTTGGACCACAGAACTCCATTTGCCCAAGGAGTAATGGAACGGAGATCATCATTCGAAAAAGATATTCCAGGTGATGGAGGACAAAGTTTGCCTTTCACGCAAGGAGGACAAATGAATAATGAACTAAGATCACTCATTCGGCATGGTGGATCATCGTTAAATCCACTACATTCTCAAGAAGGTCCAGAGCAACGACCATTCATCCAAGGTGGTCTGAGAggtttggaaaaaattcctgGTGTGCAGGGTGGGTCAAGTAATTTTGATCAAAGAATGGAAGACAACGTTCTAGAACAAAGACCTCCATTTGTGCTAGATGGACAAGGAAGTTCAGATTCCAACATGACACGTGGCCGTGAACAGAAATTAGGGTTTGATCCTACCttacgtgaaaataaaaataactcaCAGTTTGACTCAGGATTTCGTGATAGATTGAGTGATCATGATGATCGCCGAAGACCACCACATGGTTCAGGCATTGATGAATTTCGTGTTGGGAAACAATTCAATTATAACCATGGTGGAAGTGCAGTGAATAAGATGATCACTGAAATAATTCCTGAAAAAGTTATAGATTACGGCCACCTAACGAAAGCTGTCGTACATGAGTACATAACTCCCGTTGAGACATTTGATTATGGTCATGGTAATTTAAAACCTGTGGTGCCTGAACATGAAATAATACCACGAAAAGATTTTCAACACTGGGAGGAAACCGAACAAAGTTTGAAAGAATATGACGAAAGATTAAGATTATATGCACGGGAACATGAATGGAAAGGTCGTGGAAACTTACGAgatgatttcaaatttgataaacCACATTCAAGAGAACGTGATTGGTCCAGGCCAGACAGAAGATCGTTTGAATGCGATGATCGAAGACCATCAGATAGAGACTTAAGAGCTAGGAGAGACAGAGATAACAGGGAAGAGCGCAAGGAACGTGACCACGAACGTGACAAGGACCGATGCCGTGATGACAGAGATCGGGATGATAGAGATCGCGATGATAGAGATCGTGAATATGGACGTAATGTCGATCGAGAAGACCGTTCATCGAAAGATGGAAGTGATCGTAGAG ATAAAAATCGAGACACAAGTGACAGAAATGACCGAATGAAAGtcgaacaaaataaagaatgcAACAGAGATGACGACAG ATCTAAGGGCAACGTAAGTCATCCGGAGCATCAGAGTAAAAGCAACGCTAATACTTCTCAGGAAACCAG TACTTCAGAGGCTAAAAATGATTCTGCGGAGACAACTTCCACGAAAATGGAACTGCCAAGAATGCCAAACTACACCATGGTTGacgatattttattccagcCTGGACGTCAGACTAGGCCACCCAAGATAGTGATTATTTTAAGAGGGCCACCAGGCAGTGGGAAGTCATTTGTTGCTAAACTCATCAAG GATAAAGAAGTCGAGCAAGGAGGTTCAGCTCCAAGAATTTTAAGCCTTGACGATTATTTCCTTGttgaaaaggagaaagaaactAAGGACGATAATGGCAAAAAAGTAGTTGCaaag GAAATGGTCTATGAGTACGAAGAAGCAATGGAACCCAGTTACTTGACATCTCTTGTCAAGGCatttaaaaagaatatcaCAGACGGCTactttaatttcattattctgGATtgtattaatgaaaaaatttctgattaCGAGGAAATGTGGAGCTTTGCTAAAACCAAGGGCTTTCAG GTGTATGTATGTGAGATGGAAATGGATGTACACATTTGCTTGAAGCGCAATATTCATAATCGCACCGAGGacgaaattaataaaatcgtCGATTATTTTGAACCAACACCTAACCACCACTTGAAACTGGATGTTAATGGGATGCTCCAGGAAGAAGCAATCGATGAg GTTCATATGGAAGATAGCCACCCATCACCGGAGGATACTACCCAAGCAAATGATGATAGCCAGGATAGTCAAGACGAACAAGTT GGAATCAGCAAGTGGGAACAGATGGATGCCGACAATAAGTTGG ATCGTCTAGATGGTTTagctaaaaagaaaaacgaaaaccgtCTTCAAACAATGGAAGATTTCCTTCAGGTGCCCGATTATTATAACATGGAAGATACatcaggaaaaaaaaga GTACGATGGGCAGATTTGGAAGAACgaaaagaacaagaaaaattgcGGGCAGTTGGTTTCGTCGTAGGTCACACCAATTGGGACCGAATGATGGATCCTACCAAAGGACAGAGCGCACTTACGCGTACCAAGTACATATGA